The genomic DNA GCAACGGCACGCAAGCTCCAGTTTGACCCCGGACACCGTTTTGCTGGCAACGCCGTGGTTGAGCAAATCAATACCTTGATTGAACAACGCTGTGCCCTGACGATTCGACGGTTCACCGACCCCGCCGCCGACAATGACGCAGCCGACGAAACCTCGGTCTGAACCGTCATGCGGACGCGGGTTCGATTCCGGGTTTGGGATTTGAACTGGCACTGGAACGCAGACGGGTTTGATGCCCGCTCCCGGCGACCAGCCCAGCTAGAAAACCCGCTTGCAGGTCTACAATCGGGCAGGCTTTTGGATGGGGTTCGCACTGGTTCGCGGCAGCCCGCAGCGCTTCGATTGCGTACTTTCAATAGTCGTTTGGTGCGGGATTCCACCCCACCAGCAGAAACCAAGTAAACAGGAGGCGACCATGCCAAAGAAACCAGGATCACATCATGTCGTGCCCAACGCCGACGGCGGCTGGGACGTCAAGAAAGATGGCGCGACCCGTAGCAGCGGCCACTTCGATAAGAAGCAGGAAGCCGTCGATGCCGGGCGCAAGATCAGCCAGAACCAAGGCACCGAGTTCTACATCCATGGCAAGGACGGGAAGATCCAGAACAAGGACAGCCACGGGAACGATCCGTATCCGCCAAAAGGTTGATGCTCAGGCCAATTCGATTCCCGTTTTGGGAACCGAACCGGCGTCCGAAAACCGGATTCGAAGTTGTTGCTGAGAAGCGCCAGGTATCCGGTTTTATTGCAAACCCGTCACCCTCGTCCGGTGCCGGGAAATCAGGGGAGAAATTCGTTTCTCTGGTCGGGTTGTCGGGAAGTGGTTATGCAAGATGACTTCGGCGTTTATTATCAAGTAGTTACGAGGAGCGCGGGCTTCGAGACTGTTTTGCGGTAGGTCGTCGTTCCCTCCGATTCTGCCGGTCTGAGAGCTAACGCAAATCGGACTCACCTCGAAACCGCAAAAATTATTCACCCCGATTTCCCGCGTTTCCGACCTCCCGCCGACACCGCCTCACACAGAAATCCCGATTTTACAATGGGTTGAGCGTCAAGCGCAGTTCAAGACGAGTTTGAGAGATTTTTCGGTGGAACGGAGAAAACGCACGTCCGAAAGCGACCCCGAAAAGGAAACGGGGTTGAAACGGTACTTCCCGACCCCGGAGAATGCCCATTCCAGGCAACAACGGCCCGAAAGCCTTTGATACCAGGGGCT from Alkalidesulfovibrio alkalitolerans DSM 16529 includes the following:
- a CDS encoding DUF2188 domain-containing protein — translated: MPKKPGSHHVVPNADGGWDVKKDGATRSSGHFDKKQEAVDAGRKISQNQGTEFYIHGKDGKIQNKDSHGNDPYPPKG